One window from the genome of Sphingomonas lacunae encodes:
- the ctaD gene encoding cytochrome c oxidase subunit I, whose product MTDIAAHGHAHHDDHADHKPGFFVRWFMSTNHKDIGTLYLIFAIFAGVIGGAISGMMRLELAEHGVQYLPGWAAMLGGGSDAAAGNHLWNVLITAHGLIMVFFMVMPAIIGGFGNWFVPIMIGAPDMAFPRMNNVSFWLTFVAFIMLVGSAFVPGGAGNGAGTGWTVYAPLSTSGSVGPAVDMAIFSLHLAGAASILGAVNFITTIFNMRAPGMTLHKMPLFVWSVLVTAFLLLLALPVLAAAITMLLTDRNFGTTFYDPNGGGDPVLYQHLFWFFGHPEVYIMILPGFGIISQIVSTFSRKPVFGYLGMAYAMVAIGVVGFIVWAHHMFTVGMSVNLKMYFTAATMVIAVPTGIKIFSWLATMWGGSISFKTPMVWSLGFIFMFTVGGVTGVVLANGGVDQNLHDTYYVVAHFHYVLSLGAVFALFAGFYYWLPKMSGRMYSEFLGQLHFWVFFIGVNVMFFPMHFLGQQGMPRRYPDYAVAYEYWHNISSWGYAIMAVGVLIFFVNVLYTFLAGRRAEANPWGEGATTLEWTLSSPPPFHQFNQLPKID is encoded by the coding sequence ATGACTGACATTGCTGCCCATGGCCACGCCCACCACGACGATCACGCCGATCACAAGCCCGGCTTCTTCGTTCGCTGGTTCATGTCCACCAACCACAAGGACATCGGCACCCTTTATCTGATCTTCGCGATCTTTGCCGGCGTTATCGGCGGCGCGATCTCGGGGATGATGCGTCTCGAACTGGCTGAGCATGGTGTCCAATATCTGCCTGGCTGGGCTGCGATGCTCGGCGGTGGCAGCGATGCTGCTGCCGGCAATCATCTTTGGAACGTCCTGATCACGGCGCACGGTTTGATCATGGTCTTCTTCATGGTTATGCCGGCCATCATCGGCGGTTTCGGCAACTGGTTCGTGCCCATCATGATCGGTGCGCCGGACATGGCGTTTCCGCGCATGAACAATGTCAGCTTCTGGCTGACGTTCGTCGCATTCATCATGCTGGTCGGTTCGGCATTCGTGCCGGGTGGAGCCGGCAATGGGGCGGGGACGGGCTGGACTGTCTATGCGCCGCTATCGACCAGTGGTTCGGTCGGCCCGGCCGTCGACATGGCGATCTTCTCGCTTCACCTCGCCGGCGCGGCGTCGATCCTCGGTGCGGTGAACTTCATCACGACCATCTTCAACATGCGCGCGCCGGGCATGACCCTGCACAAGATGCCGCTTTTTGTCTGGTCGGTGCTCGTTACCGCCTTCCTGCTTCTGCTGGCGCTGCCGGTTCTCGCAGCCGCGATCACCATGCTGCTGACCGATCGCAACTTCGGCACCACCTTCTATGATCCCAATGGTGGTGGCGATCCGGTCCTGTACCAGCATCTCTTCTGGTTCTTTGGTCACCCGGAAGTGTATATCATGATCCTGCCGGGCTTTGGTATCATCAGCCAGATTGTCTCGACCTTCAGCCGCAAGCCTGTGTTCGGCTATCTCGGCATGGCCTATGCCATGGTTGCCATCGGTGTCGTCGGGTTCATCGTTTGGGCCCACCACATGTTCACCGTCGGCATGAGCGTTAACCTGAAGATGTACTTCACTGCCGCTACGATGGTCATCGCCGTCCCGACCGGCATCAAGATCTTCTCCTGGCTGGCGACGATGTGGGGCGGCTCCATCAGCTTCAAGACTCCGATGGTCTGGTCGCTGGGCTTCATCTTCATGTTCACTGTTGGTGGCGTGACTGGTGTTGTCCTCGCCAACGGTGGCGTCGACCAGAACCTGCACGACACTTATTATGTCGTGGCCCACTTCCACTATGTGCTCTCGCTCGGCGCCGTCTTCGCCCTCTTCGCGGGTTTCTATTACTGGCTGCCGAAGATGTCGGGCCGCATGTACAGCGAATTCCTCGGCCAGCTGCACTTTTGGGTGTTTTTCATCGGCGTGAACGTCATGTTCTTCCCGATGCACTTCCTGGGCCAGCAGGGTATGCCGCGCCGCTATCCCGACTATGCCGTCGCCTATGAATATTGGCACAACATCTCCTCGTGGGGCTATGCCATCATGGCCGTCGGCGTGCTGATCTTCTTCGTGAACGTCCTCTACACGTTCCTCGCCGGACGTCGCGCTGAAGCGAATCCGTGGGGTGAGGGTGCAACGACGCTGGAATGGACGCTGTCCAGCCCGCCGCCGTTCCACCAGTTCAACCAGTTGCCGAAGATCGACTGA
- the coxB gene encoding cytochrome c oxidase subunit II — MQMLKRLFLATMIAATPVAIHAAAPAAAPAAAAATAAVTAEASSTAATESAAPGVATEVGSGAYARAQPVEGQGQPIPGGLDFQPQVTENGQYALWLNNVILLPLITIISLFVLGLMLWIVARYRAAANPVPSKTSHNTLIEVIWTLVPVFILVGISVPSIDLLAKQYAPPPADAVTVKVNGYQWYWGYEYPDHGIGEYVSNMLDEKAAEASGEPYLLAVDNRMVVPVNKTVKLIVRGADVIHSFAVPALWTKMDAVPGRLNEVTFRATREGVYYGQCSELCGVNHGYMPIAVEVVSEQAFADWVASKGGAMPGTADPGAAEATAVPAAATPDAASAAAAPAAPTATPAAAPAAAAR, encoded by the coding sequence ATGCAAATGTTGAAGCGCCTGTTTCTCGCCACGATGATCGCCGCAACGCCGGTGGCCATCCATGCTGCGGCTCCTGCCGCGGCTCCCGCAGCCGCGGCGGCAACCGCGGCGGTTACTGCGGAAGCTTCGTCGACTGCGGCGACTGAATCGGCTGCGCCTGGTGTCGCCACTGAGGTCGGTTCCGGCGCCTATGCCCGTGCTCAGCCTGTTGAGGGTCAGGGGCAGCCGATACCGGGCGGCCTCGATTTTCAGCCGCAGGTTACCGAGAATGGCCAATATGCGCTTTGGCTGAATAATGTGATCCTGCTTCCGTTGATCACCATCATTTCGCTGTTTGTGCTGGGCTTGATGCTCTGGATCGTCGCCCGCTATCGCGCGGCAGCCAACCCGGTGCCTTCCAAAACCTCTCACAACACCTTGATCGAAGTTATCTGGACGCTTGTGCCGGTATTTATTCTGGTCGGCATATCGGTCCCGTCGATCGACCTGCTGGCCAAACAATATGCGCCGCCGCCTGCTGACGCCGTGACCGTCAAGGTCAATGGTTATCAATGGTATTGGGGATATGAATATCCCGACCATGGTATCGGTGAATATGTCTCCAACATGTTGGATGAAAAGGCTGCCGAAGCGTCTGGCGAACCCTATCTGCTGGCCGTCGACAATCGCATGGTGGTCCCGGTGAACAAGACGGTGAAGTTGATCGTTCGCGGCGCTGACGTGATTCACAGCTTCGCCGTTCCGGCCTTGTGGACGAAGATGGATGCTGTTCCTGGCCGTCTCAACGAGGTGACTTTCCGGGCAACGCGTGAGGGCGTTTATTATGGCCAATGCTCGGAGCTCTGCGGCGTAAACCATGGCTATATGCCTATCGCTGTCGAAGTTGTCAGTGAGCAGGCCTTTGCCGACTGGGTTGCTTCTAAGGGTGGTGCAATGCCAGGCACTGCTGACCCTGGAGCGGCCGAAGCCACGGCAGTTCCTGCCGCTGCTACCCCGGATGCCGCTTCTGCTGCCGCTGCGCCGGCAGCCCCGACTGCCACTCCTGCTGCGGCGCCTGCCGCCGCTGCTCGCTGA
- the pyrE gene encoding orotate phosphoribosyltransferase has translation MTEDEVLAEFRAADALLSGHFLLSSGRHSAHYLQCARVLMDADRASRLAVALAQKLSRDLRASIDLVVSPAMGGVIIGHEMGRALGKPAIFVERPTGTFELRRGFAIEAGAKVLLVEDVVTTGLSSREAIKTINEAGGEVIAACSLVDRSGGGVDLGVPFTGLIALNFPTYAPDEVPVELAATPAIKPGSRAKP, from the coding sequence ATGACCGAAGACGAAGTTCTCGCTGAATTCCGCGCCGCCGACGCCCTGCTCTCCGGACACTTCCTTTTGTCGTCCGGAAGACATAGCGCGCACTACCTGCAATGTGCCCGGGTTTTGATGGATGCGGATCGCGCGAGCCGACTGGCGGTGGCGCTCGCACAGAAGCTGTCACGCGACCTCAGGGCAAGCATTGACCTTGTTGTATCGCCGGCAATGGGCGGGGTGATCATCGGTCATGAAATGGGCCGGGCGCTGGGAAAGCCTGCAATTTTTGTCGAACGCCCGACAGGCACGTTCGAACTGCGTCGCGGGTTCGCGATTGAGGCAGGGGCCAAGGTTCTCTTGGTGGAAGATGTCGTGACAACCGGCCTTTCTTCACGCGAGGCGATCAAAACCATCAACGAAGCGGGCGGCGAAGTGATCGCCGCCTGCAGCCTGGTCGACAGGTCCGGGGGGGGCGTCGATCTTGGTGTACCATTCACCGGGCTGATCGCCCTCAATTTCCCGACTTATGCGCCTGATGAGGTTCCGGTTGAGCTGGCGGCGACCCCGGCGATCAAGCCAGGGAGCCGTGCCAAGCCGTGA
- a CDS encoding pyridoxine 5'-phosphate synthase, with amino-acid sequence MGQHLRLGVNIDHVATIRNARGGTHPDPVRAAELLAGCGADGITAHLREDRRHIRDEDIARIMAATDLPLNLEMAATEEMLAIALKHKPHAACIVPERREERTTEGGLDAAGGHNHLYPIVSRLNDAGIRVSLFIEPDPRQIDAAIRLGAPVIELHTGRYAHLGDGVEKEVELKRLADAAALAWKNGVEPHAGHGLTFDNVVPIAAIPQLAELNIGHFLIGEAIFTGLESAVLRMRGLMDAAR; translated from the coding sequence ATGGGTCAACATCTGCGGCTGGGCGTCAACATCGACCATGTCGCCACGATCCGGAACGCGCGGGGTGGGACACACCCTGACCCGGTACGGGCGGCCGAACTCTTGGCAGGCTGCGGCGCCGACGGTATCACTGCGCATTTGCGCGAAGACCGACGGCACATCCGGGACGAAGATATTGCCCGAATCATGGCGGCGACAGATCTGCCCCTCAATCTGGAAATGGCCGCAACAGAGGAAATGCTGGCGATTGCCCTGAAACACAAACCGCATGCAGCCTGCATTGTCCCTGAACGTCGCGAGGAACGGACCACCGAAGGCGGGCTCGACGCCGCTGGCGGCCACAATCATCTTTATCCAATCGTCAGCAGGCTGAACGATGCAGGGATCAGGGTGAGCCTGTTCATTGAACCTGACCCACGCCAGATTGATGCCGCGATTCGTCTCGGCGCACCGGTCATCGAACTGCACACCGGACGGTATGCCCACCTTGGCGACGGCGTCGAAAAGGAGGTCGAGTTGAAGCGCTTGGCCGACGCGGCGGCGCTCGCCTGGAAAAATGGTGTCGAACCACATGCCGGCCACGGCCTTACCTTTGACAATGTCGTCCCCATCGCCGCCATACCGCAGTTGGCTGAGCTCAACATCGGCCATTTCCTGATCGGTGAAGCGATTTTCACCGGATTGGAGTCAGCCGTGCTGCGGATGCGCGGACTGATGGACGCTGCACGATAG
- the acpS gene encoding holo-ACP synthase, giving the protein MIIGLGSDLCNIERIQASLDRFGERFERRVFTDVERAKANRRPFTKAGTLAKRFAAKEAFSKAVGTGFKRGVFMKDIGVVNAPSGAPTLALTGGAAERLAAMTPPGHVIHVHLTLTDDHPWAQAFVILEARAIVA; this is encoded by the coding sequence ATGATCATCGGCCTCGGCTCTGACCTGTGCAATATCGAGCGCATACAGGCTTCGCTCGACCGTTTTGGCGAGCGGTTCGAGCGGCGGGTATTCACTGATGTCGAGCGCGCCAAGGCCAATCGCCGCCCCTTCACCAAGGCGGGGACGCTGGCAAAGCGATTTGCCGCGAAGGAGGCCTTTTCCAAGGCGGTCGGGACCGGGTTCAAACGCGGCGTGTTCATGAAGGACATCGGCGTGGTCAACGCGCCATCGGGTGCACCGACATTGGCGCTGACTGGCGGCGCAGCGGAACGGCTTGCGGCAATGACGCCGCCGGGGCATGTCATCCATGTCCATCTGACGCTGACCGACGACCATCCTTGGGCGCAAGCCTTTGTCATTCTCGAAGCACGTGCTATAGTAGCATAA
- the lepB gene encoding signal peptidase I, with amino-acid sequence MTDQTTTPAAKPEEETSWLGELRNLGVLLFIVFCIHSFIGKPFYIPSASMMPGLLEGDRLIVSKYPYGWSFASVSFHLAPEFTGRMFGNLPKRGDIAIVEPIGVRTDYIKRVIGLPGDRIEVREGRLILNGRPVKSEILPERQLPYDANEDCTGGTVRMGNDGNPACFVQVVRETLPDGTWFDTMDSGISMADNFGPITVPENHVFLMGDNRDNSSDSRFPSGAPENGLGGPVPFEKIGGRAEFITFSLDGTSTWYNPISWFTAMRPGRAGMSLRPAKGPAPGEDTTMSPTTPDAAPAR; translated from the coding sequence TTGACCGATCAGACCACGACCCCCGCCGCCAAGCCCGAAGAGGAAACCAGCTGGCTTGGCGAACTGCGTAACCTTGGTGTCCTGCTGTTCATCGTCTTTTGCATTCATAGTTTCATCGGCAAGCCCTTCTATATCCCGTCAGCATCCATGATGCCCGGATTGCTTGAGGGCGACAGGCTGATCGTCTCCAAATATCCTTATGGCTGGTCATTTGCTTCGGTCAGTTTCCACTTGGCCCCCGAATTTACAGGCCGGATGTTCGGCAATCTGCCCAAGCGCGGCGACATTGCCATTGTCGAGCCAATTGGAGTCCGGACGGACTATATCAAGCGGGTCATCGGTCTGCCTGGCGACAGGATCGAAGTCCGCGAAGGCCGGCTTATCCTGAACGGCCGGCCCGTTAAAAGCGAGATATTGCCCGAGCGGCAGTTGCCTTATGATGCCAATGAAGATTGCACCGGTGGCACGGTGCGGATGGGGAACGACGGCAATCCAGCATGCTTTGTCCAGGTTGTCCGCGAAACTTTGCCGGACGGCACTTGGTTCGACACCATGGATTCGGGGATCAGCATGGCCGACAACTTCGGCCCGATCACGGTACCAGAAAACCATGTGTTCCTGATGGGTGACAACCGCGACAACAGCTCGGACAGCCGATTTCCGTCAGGTGCGCCGGAGAATGGCCTTGGCGGTCCGGTGCCCTTTGAGAAGATAGGCGGGCGCGCAGAATTCATCACCTTCAGCCTTGACGGAACTTCCACCTGGTACAACCCGATCAGTTGGTTCACCGCGATGCGGCCGGGGCGGGCAGGGATGAGCCTGCGCCCGGCGAAAGGACCCGCACCGGGCGAGGACACCACGATGTCGCCGACGACACCCGATGCGGCGCCTGCACGTTGA
- a CDS encoding AI-2E family transporter has product MTEKLGPNERHNLLVRTEFQRALVWVAVVGGAALVWLLAQPLLLILAGAVLATMLDGGTRLLGRVLPIGRGWRLSIILIAAVGFMAWVVMFAGSQLAGQAAELQRVLLVQIERGLAWARDHGFAELNFDPQQALDYVAGSVGQVTAAVGSVLGGLTSLLMIFVLGIFLAMEPRLYERGFAWLLPVRERSHFYVVTDAMGYTLRRLMAGRLLGMLVEGVATWILLGIYGIPMAALLGIITGLLVFIPNVGAIISGVLMVLVGFSVGVEGGLYALAVYFVVQTIDGYVIVPMVAKRTVDLAPALVLGAQLLFGALFGIMGLALADPIVAMIKVALEKNAERTARRIDAETINSEEAKASAIEV; this is encoded by the coding sequence ATGACCGAGAAACTTGGCCCCAACGAACGGCATAATCTGCTGGTCAGGACCGAATTTCAGCGCGCTCTGGTCTGGGTTGCCGTCGTTGGCGGTGCGGCACTTGTCTGGTTGCTAGCCCAACCATTGCTGCTAATTCTGGCGGGCGCGGTTCTGGCGACCATGCTTGATGGCGGAACCCGGCTCCTCGGAAGGGTCCTGCCAATTGGCAGGGGCTGGCGCTTGTCCATCATCTTGATCGCTGCAGTCGGTTTCATGGCCTGGGTTGTGATGTTTGCCGGATCACAGCTGGCCGGCCAGGCAGCCGAACTGCAACGCGTGTTATTGGTGCAGATTGAGCGGGGACTTGCCTGGGCGCGCGACCATGGCTTCGCCGAATTGAACTTCGACCCGCAACAGGCGTTGGATTATGTGGCCGGATCGGTAGGCCAGGTGACGGCTGCGGTCGGCAGCGTCCTCGGCGGACTGACCTCACTGCTCATGATTTTCGTGCTTGGTATTTTCCTCGCGATGGAACCACGCCTTTACGAGCGCGGCTTTGCTTGGCTTTTGCCAGTACGCGAACGCTCCCATTTCTATGTCGTAACCGATGCCATGGGCTACACGCTGCGTAGACTTATGGCGGGGCGGCTGCTCGGGATGCTGGTCGAAGGCGTGGCGACATGGATCCTCCTTGGCATCTATGGCATCCCCATGGCGGCCCTGCTCGGCATAATCACCGGCCTGCTTGTCTTCATTCCGAACGTCGGTGCGATCATTTCCGGTGTTTTAATGGTGCTCGTCGGTTTTTCCGTCGGTGTCGAAGGCGGACTCTATGCGCTGGCTGTCTATTTTGTCGTACAGACGATCGACGGCTACGTCATCGTCCCAATGGTCGCCAAACGGACCGTCGACCTGGCACCGGCGCTCGTGCTTGGGGCCCAGCTGTTGTTCGGGGCGCTGTTCGGCATCATGGGACTTGCGCTGGCCGATCCGATAGTCGCAATGATTAAGGTAGCGCTTGAAAAGAATGCGGAACGCACCGCCCGACGCATCGACGCGGAAACCATCAATAGCGAAGAAGCAAAGGCCAGCGCGATCGAAGTATGA
- a CDS encoding FKBP-type peptidyl-prolyl cis-trans isomerase gives MSTTAVPLRPVNKGGLALLWIGLGLLVAAAAVWALFLSNAPQIKLETVRAGTGATPTDTDVAIIKYEGKLADGTVFDSGDQVPLPVGRMIPGFSQGLKRMHVGGKYRLFIPAELAYGNTAQGPIPANSDLSFDVELLDVKSEAEMQQMMMMQQMMQQQMQQQMQGEAGGSPQP, from the coding sequence ATGTCGACGACAGCTGTTCCGTTGCGACCCGTGAACAAGGGCGGTCTCGCCCTGCTGTGGATCGGCTTGGGCCTTTTGGTGGCAGCCGCTGCAGTCTGGGCATTGTTCCTGTCCAATGCCCCGCAAATCAAGCTTGAAACTGTAAGGGCCGGGACCGGCGCAACGCCCACTGACACAGACGTTGCGATCATCAAATATGAAGGCAAGCTGGCCGACGGCACGGTATTCGATTCGGGGGATCAGGTTCCGCTTCCGGTTGGCCGCATGATCCCGGGCTTCTCGCAGGGCCTCAAGCGCATGCATGTTGGCGGCAAATATCGCCTCTTCATTCCTGCTGAGCTGGCTTATGGCAACACTGCGCAAGGACCGATTCCTGCCAACTCGGACCTGAGTTTCGACGTCGAGTTGCTCGATGTTAAGTCCGAAGCAGAAATGCAACAGATGATGATGATGCAACAAATGATGCAGCAGCAAATGCAGCAACAGATGCAGGGTGAGGCAGGCGGATCACCCCAGCCCTGA
- a CDS encoding FKBP-type peptidyl-prolyl cis-trans isomerase: protein MILRFLRVILAVALAALATVPAIAQTASVEGAPAQIRLETLRAGAGGSPADTDVVIVNYEGRLLDGTVFDSNPRAPLPVNGLIPGFTEGLKRMQKGGQYRLTIPAALGYGSTAQGPIPANSDLVFTVELIDFGPVSTVRQMLGLPTITLETLTAGSGRNPADGDIVLINYEGQLPDGTVFDANRGVALTVAGMIPGFLDGLKQMQPGGRYRLMIPASLAYGERGGGPIPPNTDLRFDVELIAVRSMEEIARMMTPVGPPR, encoded by the coding sequence ATGATCCTCCGATTTCTTCGCGTCATACTGGCCGTCGCCTTGGCAGCACTGGCAACTGTCCCTGCCATCGCCCAGACCGCTTCGGTGGAAGGGGCGCCCGCCCAAATCCGTCTGGAAACATTGCGTGCCGGGGCGGGCGGATCGCCAGCAGATACTGATGTGGTCATTGTCAATTATGAAGGCCGCTTGCTCGACGGGACGGTCTTTGATTCCAATCCGCGTGCCCCTTTGCCGGTCAATGGTCTGATTCCCGGTTTCACCGAGGGGTTGAAGCGGATGCAGAAGGGCGGTCAGTATCGGCTGACCATCCCTGCGGCGCTCGGCTATGGCAGCACCGCGCAAGGTCCCATTCCAGCCAACAGTGACCTAGTCTTCACAGTCGAGTTGATTGATTTCGGGCCCGTATCCACGGTCCGCCAGATGTTAGGCTTGCCCACCATCACGCTAGAAACCCTCACCGCCGGCAGTGGTCGCAATCCAGCTGATGGAGACATTGTCCTCATCAACTATGAGGGGCAGTTGCCCGATGGCACTGTCTTTGATGCCAATCGTGGCGTCGCCTTGACAGTGGCGGGCATGATTCCCGGCTTTCTCGATGGGTTGAAGCAGATGCAGCCAGGCGGCCGCTATCGGCTGATGATTCCCGCGAGCCTGGCCTACGGTGAACGTGGCGGAGGACCTATCCCTCCGAACACTGATCTGCGCTTTGACGTGGAACTGATCGCAGTCCGCTCCATGGAAGAAATTGCCCGGATGATGACTCCGGTCGGTCCGCCACGCTGA
- the rpsU gene encoding 30S ribosomal protein S21, with protein MQIVVRENNVDQALRALKKKLQREGVYREMKLRRHYEKPSEKRARERAAAVRRARKMERKRMERDGVR; from the coding sequence ATGCAGATTGTCGTTCGCGAAAACAATGTCGACCAGGCGCTGCGCGCTCTGAAGAAGAAGCTGCAGCGCGAAGGTGTCTATCGCGAAATGAAGCTGCGTCGCCATTACGAAAAGCCGAGCGAAAAGCGCGCCCGTGAGCGCGCAGCCGCCGTTCGCCGCGCCCGCAAGATGGAGCGCAAGCGTATGGAGCGTGACGGCGTCCGGTAA
- a CDS encoding coniferyl aldehyde dehydrogenase: MASAAQTTASATPAHHDAASMRALLETQRADFTRTLPVSLEVRRDRIDRAIAMLIDHATEWCEACSADFGHRPHELTMISDVLASSGALKHAKKHLSAWMKGERRKAMFPLSLLGASARVEYQPKGVVGIIAPWNFPIGMVMAPLAGVFAAGNRAIAKPSEFTPAVADLFAKLVPQYFAPEEFAIVTGGADVGQAFSQLPFDHVIFTGATGIGKHIMRAAADNLVPVTLELGGKSPVLVGQSADLSEVAGKVAQGKLMNAGQICLAPDYVLIDQAREQKLVDELVASASAMYPTILDNNDYTSVVNDRHHARLTAHVEDARAKGADIIVVNPANEDFSAANGRKMPLHIISGATDEMTVMQEEIFGPLLPIRRVDGVDGAIDFVNGRDRPLGLYYFGKDGAEEKMVLDRTISGGVTVNDVIFHVAQEDLPFGGVGPSGMGNYHGFDGFKTFSHAKSVYRQAKVDVAKLAGLKPPFGAATAKTIARDLKK; the protein is encoded by the coding sequence ATGGCTTCTGCCGCCCAGACGACCGCGTCGGCCACACCCGCTCATCATGATGCTGCCAGCATGCGAGCATTGCTGGAAACGCAACGCGCCGACTTTACCCGGACCCTGCCGGTTTCCCTCGAGGTGCGTCGTGACCGCATTGACCGGGCGATCGCGATGCTTATCGACCATGCTACGGAATGGTGCGAAGCCTGTTCGGCAGACTTTGGCCATCGCCCGCATGAGCTCACGATGATCAGCGACGTGCTGGCATCTTCCGGGGCGCTGAAGCATGCGAAAAAGCACCTCTCGGCTTGGATGAAGGGTGAACGGCGAAAGGCGATGTTCCCCCTCAGCCTCCTCGGCGCCAGCGCCCGGGTCGAATATCAGCCCAAGGGTGTGGTGGGTATTATCGCACCATGGAATTTCCCGATCGGCATGGTGATGGCCCCGCTCGCCGGGGTATTTGCTGCGGGTAATCGTGCCATTGCCAAACCGTCGGAATTCACCCCTGCCGTTGCCGACCTGTTTGCAAAGCTGGTGCCGCAATATTTTGCACCGGAAGAGTTTGCCATTGTCACCGGTGGGGCAGATGTGGGCCAGGCATTCAGCCAACTGCCGTTCGACCATGTCATCTTCACCGGCGCGACGGGCATCGGCAAACATATCATGCGCGCTGCTGCGGACAATCTTGTGCCGGTGACGCTTGAACTGGGTGGCAAGTCACCAGTCCTCGTCGGTCAGAGCGCGGATTTGTCGGAGGTTGCCGGCAAGGTGGCACAGGGCAAACTAATGAATGCGGGGCAGATCTGTCTGGCTCCGGATTATGTCCTGATTGATCAGGCCCGCGAGCAGAAGCTTGTTGACGAACTGGTTGCATCGGCCAGTGCCATGTACCCGACTATCCTCGACAACAATGACTATACGTCGGTGGTCAATGACCGGCATCATGCCCGATTGACCGCCCATGTGGAGGATGCGCGTGCCAAGGGCGCGGACATCATCGTGGTCAATCCAGCCAATGAGGATTTCAGCGCTGCCAACGGCCGCAAGATGCCACTGCATATCATCAGTGGCGCGACCGATGAGATGACGGTGATGCAGGAGGAGATCTTTGGTCCGCTGCTGCCGATCCGCCGGGTCGACGGCGTGGATGGCGCGATTGATTTCGTCAACGGACGCGACCGTCCGCTCGGCCTCTATTATTTCGGCAAGGATGGAGCCGAGGAGAAGATGGTGCTCGACCGGACCATTTCGGGTGGTGTCACGGTCAATGACGTAATCTTCCACGTTGCGCAGGAAGACTTGCCATTTGGTGGCGTTGGCCCGTCAGGCATGGGCAATTATCATGGCTTTGACGGGTTCAAGACGTTCAGCCATGCCAAATCCGTGTATCGGCAGGCCAAGGTGGATGTGGCGAAATTGGCAGGCCTCAAGCCGCCGTTCGGTGCTGCTACCGCAAAAACCATTGCACGAGACCTGAAGAAGTAA